The genomic window CTCGAAGTTCTGTAAGCGTTGCCGCAAGCACACGCCGCATAAAGAAACGAAGTAAGGATAAGCGTCCAGGTGTGGGCGTCCAGAGGCGCAACCACGCATGGGCAAATCTAGCAGACAGGGGCGTAAGCTCAACGGTTAAACTGCCGGTCTCCAAAACCGGACTTGGGGGTTCGAATCCCTCCGCCCCTGCCAAATTGTGAACCAGAAAGATGCGGCATGGCCGCAGAGGTTGGGCGACATGCCCGTAGCGGAAAAGAAAAAGTCCATGGCAAAGGCAGCTGCATTGGCCACAAACGAGAGCGGCGAACCAAATCGCGTTGGGAATTATCTCACCCGGGCGACTGATTTTCTGAAAGACGTGCGCAATGAAATGCGCAAAGTGGTCACTCCTTCACGCTCTGAAGTACAATCCACGACAACCGTAGTGATTGTGACCGTGTTTGTCTTTGCCGCATACTTTTACGTGATTGATTCCATTTTTGGCAATGCCCTCAAGTGGCTGTTGCACTGGCTGGGTGGTACGCAATAAGCGGGTTGAAAGAAGGAACATGGCGGAAGAGATCCAAAACGAAGCTACCGGGGCGGGCACTCCCGGACAACTCGAGCCACCAGCCAACGAGCGTTTCAAGTGGTACATCATCCATGCGTACTCTGGTTTTGAGCGCAAGGTGAAAGAGTCCATCGAAAGCCGTGTCCAGGCTTTTGGCCTTCAGAACAAAATTGGCCGCGTGATGATCCCGACTGAGCCGGTCACCGAAATCATTAACGGGAAAAAGCGCACGGTCGAAAGGGTGTTTCTGCCAGGATATGTTCTGGTCGAGATGGACCTCGACAATGACCTGTGGCATGTCATTAAGAACACACCCCGTGTCACTGGCTTTCTCGGAACGGGCGATAGCCCCGTAGCGCTGAGTGAGGAAGAGGTCAGTTCCATTCTTTTCCGCACAGAAGTCGCCAAAGAAAAGCCGCGGCTTAAGGTCAAGTTTGAGAAAAATGAATCGGTCCGGATTACCGAGGGTCCATTTGCCAATTTCAATGGCGTTGTGGATGAGGTCAATGAAGACCGCGAAACCCTCAAGGTAATGGTCACCATCTTCGGCCGATCCACTCCGGTTGAACTTGAGTTCAACAAGGTGGAGAAAGTGGTTTAAGGCAGCTTTTAGCTTTTAGCTGTCAGCGGTTTGCTTTCAGCTTAAAAGTTGCCGGTGAAGTAAGCAGACACAGGAGCCTTCTACCTCCGGGATGCTCTGCAGCGAAATTCATGAATCGGACAAATGAGTTACTGGCAAAAGCCAGTAGCAGCCGTAGAAAGGTTTTTGAACAATGCCTCCAGCAACAGGAAAGAAAGTCCAGACACAAGTAAAGCTCCAGATTGAAGCCGGAAAAGCAACGCCTGCGCCTCCGGTAGGC from Pseudacidobacterium ailaaui includes these protein-coding regions:
- the secE gene encoding preprotein translocase subunit SecE → MAKAAALATNESGEPNRVGNYLTRATDFLKDVRNEMRKVVTPSRSEVQSTTTVVIVTVFVFAAYFYVIDSIFGNALKWLLHWLGGTQ
- the nusG gene encoding transcription termination/antitermination protein NusG translates to MAEEIQNEATGAGTPGQLEPPANERFKWYIIHAYSGFERKVKESIESRVQAFGLQNKIGRVMIPTEPVTEIINGKKRTVERVFLPGYVLVEMDLDNDLWHVIKNTPRVTGFLGTGDSPVALSEEEVSSILFRTEVAKEKPRLKVKFEKNESVRITEGPFANFNGVVDEVNEDRETLKVMVTIFGRSTPVELEFNKVEKVV